In Zea mays cultivar B73 chromosome 7, Zm-B73-REFERENCE-NAM-5.0, whole genome shotgun sequence, the following proteins share a genomic window:
- the LOC100285166 gene encoding Calcium-dependent protein kinase 20 (The RefSeq protein has 1 substitution compared to this genomic sequence) — MGNCCVTPKAADDAGGGKKPKEPKQKKGKKPNPFSIDYNRSGQASAPKLVVLRDPTGRDIAARYELGAELGRGEFGVTYLCTDRASGEALACKSISKKKLRTAVDLEDVRREVEIMRHLPKHPNVVTLRDTYEDDNAVHLVMELCEGGELFDRIVARGHYTERAAALVLRTIVEVVQMCHKHGVMHRDLKPENFLFANKKESAALKAIDFGLSVFFTPGERFSEIVGSPYYMAPEVLKRNYGPEVDVWSAGVILYILLCGVPPFWAETEQGVAQAIIRSVIDFKRDPWPRVSDNAKDLVRGMLNPDPKRRLTAHQVLGHPWLQNIKKAPNVNLGETVKARLQQFSVMNKFKKHALRVIAEHLSVEEAADIKDMFEKMDLNKDQMLSFEELKLGLHKFGHQMPDADVQTLMEAADADGNGSLNYGEFVTLFVHLRKIGNDEHLHKAFAYFDRNQSGYIEIDELRESLADDLGQNREEIINAIIRDVDTDKDGKISYDEFATMMKAGTDWRKASRQYSRERFTSLSLKLQKDGSLQMTSTR; from the exons ATGGGCAACTGCTGCGTGACGCCGAAAGCAGCCGACGACGCCGGCGGCGGCAAGAAGCCCAAggagccgaagcagaagaagggtAAGAAGCCGAACCCCTTCTCGATCGAGTACAACCGCTCGGGGCAGGCGAGCGCGCCAAAGCTGGTGGTGCTGCGGGATCCCACGGGGCGGGACATCGCGGCGCGGTACGAGCTCGGCGCGGAGCTCGGGCGCGGCGAGTTCGGGGTTACCTACCTCTGCACAGACCGTGCCTCAGGGGAGGCGCTGGCCTGCAAGTCTATCTCCAAGAAGAAGCTCCGCACCGCCGTCGACCTCGAGGACGTGCGCCGGGAGGTGGAGATCATGCGCCACCTCCCCAAGCACCCCAACGTCGTCACGCTCAGGGACACGTACGAGGACGACAATGCCGTGCACCTCGTCATGGAGCTCTGCGAGGGCGGTGAGCTCTTCGACCGCATCGTGGCGCGGGGACACTACACTGAGCGTGCTGCCGCCTTGGTCTTACGCACTATCGTTGAGGTCGTGCAG ATGTGCCATAAGCATGGAGTGATGCACAGGGATCTCAAACCAGAAAATTTTTTGTTTGCAAACAAGAAAGAATCAGCGGCACTTAAGGCCATTGATTTTGGCCTGTCTGTATTTTTCACTCCAG GCGAACGGTTTTCTGAGATTGTTGGAAGTCCTTATTACATGGCTCCAGAGGTGCTAAAGAGAAACTATGGCCCAGAGGTTGATGTTTGGAGTGCAGGAGTGATTCTGTACATTCTTCTTTGTGGTGTCCCCCCATTCTGGGCAG AAACGGAACAGGGTGTTGCTCAGGCAATCATTCGATCTGTCATTGATTTCAAAAGAGATCCATGGCCAAGGGTGTCTGATAACGCCAAAGACCTTGTCAGAGGAATGCTGAATCCGGACCCAAAACGACGATTGACAGCTCACCAAGTGCTTG GTCACCCATGGTTGCAGAACATTAAGAAGGCTCCAAATGTCAATTTGGGTGAAACTGTTAAGGCCAGACTCCAACAATTCTCTGTGATGAACAAGTTCAAGAAGCATGCACTTAGG GTTATAGCTGAGCATCTTTCGGTAGAAGAGGCTGCTGACATAAAGGATATGTTTGAGAAGATGGATCTTAACAAGGATCAAATGCTTAGTTTCGAGGAGCTGAAGCTTGGTCTGCATAAGTTTGGTCACCAAATGCCTGATGCAGATGTTCAAACACTAATGGAAGCG GCGGATGCTGATGGAAATGGGTCCTTGAATTATGGAGAATTTGTTACATTATTTGTTCATCTAAGAAAGATTGGAAACGATGAGCATCTGCATAAGGCATTCGCATACTTCGACCGGAACCAGAGTGGTTATATTGAAATTGATGAACTCCGTGAGTCATTAGCTGATGACCTTGGACAAAACCGTGAAGAGATTATCAATGCCATCATCCGTGATGTAGACACCGATAAG GATGGCAAGATAAGCTACGATGAGTTTGCGACGATGATGAAGGCCGGAACAGACTGGAGGAAAGCATCCAGACAGTACTCGAGAGAGCGATTCACAAGCCTGAGCCTTAAGCTGCAAAAGGATGGATCGCTGCAGATGACGAGTACACGGTAG